One window of Dechloromonas sp. ZY10 genomic DNA carries:
- a CDS encoding spermidine synthase-like protein yields MSTLYSLPSPFDLETGTVLLHEPAWARAGELRAQLLDESYGKPFVIDDGKARYLYFSVRLMQSEMSLKAPHDLALKYTQKMLAGLLFLPRPKNLLLIGLGGGSLVKFCHRRLPGTRIVAVELDADVIAFRDTFMVPPDDERLSIVHGDGAEYLAQAEKGIDLLLVDAFDKTGFAPALANREFFASAYGKLAGNGVLVINLAGDAESYAGLIATAMEVFDDQVIVTSVPEDGNHILYAFKARPFDPRWRWLHGFAKELRSRFGLDFPTFAEEMERSMKQGIARHKAQRGY; encoded by the coding sequence ATGTCGACGCTCTACTCCCTGCCCAGCCCCTTTGACCTCGAAACCGGCACCGTGCTGCTGCACGAACCGGCCTGGGCACGTGCCGGCGAATTGCGGGCGCAATTGCTCGACGAAAGCTACGGCAAGCCCTTCGTCATCGACGACGGCAAGGCGCGCTACCTCTACTTCAGCGTCCGCCTGATGCAGAGCGAGATGTCGCTCAAGGCCCCGCACGACCTGGCGCTCAAATACACGCAGAAAATGCTCGCCGGCCTGCTCTTCCTGCCGCGCCCGAAAAACCTGCTGCTGATCGGTCTCGGCGGCGGCTCGCTGGTCAAGTTCTGCCATCGCCGCCTGCCCGGTACCCGGATCGTCGCGGTCGAGCTCGACGCCGACGTGATCGCCTTCCGCGATACCTTCATGGTCCCGCCCGACGACGAGCGCCTAAGCATCGTGCACGGCGACGGCGCCGAATACCTGGCGCAGGCGGAAAAAGGTATCGACCTGCTGCTGGTCGATGCCTTCGACAAAACCGGCTTCGCCCCGGCGCTGGCCAACCGCGAGTTTTTCGCTAGCGCCTACGGCAAGCTCGCCGGCAACGGCGTGCTGGTGATCAATCTGGCCGGCGACGCCGAGAGCTACGCCGGGCTGATCGCGACAGCGATGGAAGTGTTCGACGACCAGGTGATCGTGACCTCGGTACCGGAAGACGGCAACCACATCCTCTACGCCTTCAAGGCCCGTCCCTTCGACCCGCGCTGGCGCTGGCTGCACGGTTTCGCCAAGGAGTTGCGCAGTCGCTTCGGGCTCGACTTCCCGACCTTTGCCGAAGAGATGGAACGCTCGATGAAACAGGGCATCGCCCGTCACAAGGCGCAGCGCGGCTACTAA
- a CDS encoding porin, producing the protein MFRQTLLAVLIAGLLSPAVQAQESSLFRVSGFGTLGATHFSRDDIDFGGGPNVQKGAGRSATTSLAVDSKLGLQMRLTPTANLEATLQTMVRKTPRDDWNPSIDWANIKYSFNENVAVRVGRIGHPFFLLSDYRQVNYANLTLRPPVEVYNLVPVNSSDVIEGLFTLPLAGGQLNLQAGVGQVRAEVIPSLPAQRKYDKADIDELAYVNATYENGPWTLRVGRTEGKLSYDALSARQQIFTPLGRFGATGAAIRDAWEIRDARSSFTGIGGTYDAGRFVLTGEYVMLRSERAFNDTDAWSLLGGYRIGKFTPYLSYSAAKTRNRIEIADVAPRLAPLVGAATAGALQAGIQSLANNSVRDQETVSLGVRWDVYKNMALKAQFDRVTPKSPGSQGFLINRGSDYPTRAAGNVFALSLDFVF; encoded by the coding sequence ATGTTCCGTCAAACCTTGCTGGCCGTGCTGATCGCCGGCCTGCTCTCCCCCGCCGTGCAGGCCCAGGAGAGTTCCCTGTTCCGCGTTTCCGGCTTCGGCACGCTGGGCGCCACGCATTTCAGCCGTGATGACATCGACTTCGGCGGCGGCCCCAACGTCCAGAAAGGCGCCGGCCGCAGCGCGACAACCTCGCTCGCCGTCGACAGCAAGCTCGGCCTGCAGATGCGGCTGACCCCGACGGCCAATCTGGAAGCAACGCTGCAGACCATGGTGCGTAAGACCCCGCGCGACGACTGGAATCCGAGCATTGACTGGGCCAACATCAAGTACTCGTTCAACGAGAACGTCGCCGTCCGGGTCGGCCGCATCGGCCACCCGTTTTTCCTGCTCTCCGATTACCGCCAGGTCAACTACGCCAACCTCACCTTGCGCCCCCCGGTCGAGGTCTACAACCTGGTTCCGGTGAACTCTTCCGACGTGATCGAAGGGCTGTTTACCCTGCCGCTGGCTGGCGGCCAGCTCAACCTGCAGGCCGGTGTCGGCCAGGTTCGCGCCGAGGTGATTCCTTCGTTGCCGGCGCAGCGCAAGTACGACAAGGCCGACATCGACGAACTCGCTTACGTCAATGCCACCTATGAAAATGGCCCCTGGACCCTGCGCGTCGGCCGCACGGAAGGCAAGCTGAGCTACGATGCGCTCTCCGCCCGACAGCAGATTTTCACCCCGCTCGGGCGCTTCGGCGCGACCGGTGCCGCGATCCGCGACGCCTGGGAAATTCGCGACGCCCGCTCGTCCTTTACCGGCATCGGTGGCACCTACGACGCTGGCCGCTTCGTACTGACCGGCGAATACGTGATGTTGCGCTCCGAGCGCGCCTTCAACGATACCGATGCCTGGTCGCTGCTCGGCGGCTACCGGATCGGAAAGTTCACCCCTTATCTGTCCTACTCGGCGGCCAAGACCCGCAACCGCATCGAAATTGCCGACGTTGCACCGCGCCTGGCCCCGCTGGTCGGCGCCGCGACCGCCGGGGCCCTGCAGGCGGGAATCCAGTCACTGGCCAACAACTCGGTACGCGACCAGGAAACCGTCAGCCTCGGGGTACGCTGGGACGTCTACAAGAACATGGCGCTCAAGGCGCAGTTCGACCGGGTCACGCCCAAGTCGCCTGGCAGCCAGGGCTTCCTGATCAACCGGGGCAGCGACTACCCGACCCGCGCGGCCGGCAATGTCTTTGCGCTTTCGCTCGATTTCGTTTTCTGA
- a CDS encoding TonB-dependent receptor plug domain-containing protein has translation MNPTPFPSRLRPAALLYAIGACLMVQQAGHAEDNLFFADLPIVASVSRLPQPQKDLPASVTVIDRATIKASGAQDLSEILRLVPGFQTFVRNTESPRVTYHGIPDSEQSSRIQVLIDGRSQFSPLFGGGVNWSLLPVAIEDIERIEVTRGSNAAAFGGNAFQAMVNVITEDTSLSQGTTLSGRIGSRGESSQTVRHGGRLGEAGSYRLTYNRRSDSGLVNRADWLDGYGSEMLTWRSDLAVDTYTSLQIDAGWMRSELRQGRLASADNPPHDLRSTTSYLQAQWRHLVGSDAEFQVRYSLIEDRLDQRYDGRFGNYTFTYDPQGSRALRHEIEALYHRSFAGNLRSVWGASHRQENIDSAFNFAGQGTVSRDTSRLFTNLEWKPLPVLTGNLGLATEHDSYGGWMPSARFGLNYHLSPQHTLRIGFSRSQRAGSPGDYRGRQNVALNGLGTMFLTQGNAALSNERFASSELGYLGNWPSLGLQLDVRAFSERIPNRWFTIERRYPECLGNGGSALCYYQSFRALRTPQELQEIDIRGGEYQAVWTLGPQTRLAFGQALVRIAANYLPQTLNDPANRAYLSSEALSNTDQLSERSAPHLASSAMLMHRLGNGIELSAFAQWVGSMKWSTNTSVAPYHRLDLRVGYPFRFGGSRAEIAYIGQNLNGRHGEYSAYGRDSDRIVTPTHWLSFALSL, from the coding sequence ATGAACCCCACCCCTTTCCCTTCCAGACTCCGTCCTGCCGCCCTGCTCTACGCCATCGGCGCCTGCCTGATGGTCCAGCAAGCCGGCCATGCCGAGGACAACCTGTTTTTTGCCGACCTGCCCATCGTTGCCTCGGTCAGCCGCCTGCCGCAGCCGCAGAAGGACCTGCCGGCCTCGGTCACGGTGATCGACCGGGCAACAATCAAGGCCAGCGGCGCGCAGGACCTCAGCGAAATCCTGCGCCTGGTTCCCGGCTTCCAGACCTTCGTACGCAATACCGAATCGCCGCGCGTGACCTACCACGGGATTCCCGATTCCGAACAGTCGTCGCGCATCCAGGTGCTGATCGACGGCCGCTCGCAGTTCTCGCCGCTGTTCGGCGGCGGCGTCAATTGGTCGCTGCTGCCGGTCGCGATCGAAGACATCGAACGGATCGAAGTCACCCGCGGCAGCAATGCGGCAGCGTTCGGCGGCAACGCCTTTCAGGCGATGGTCAATGTAATCACCGAGGATACCTCGCTGAGCCAGGGCACCACGCTTTCCGGCCGCATCGGCAGTCGCGGTGAAAGCAGCCAGACCGTACGCCACGGTGGCCGCCTGGGAGAGGCCGGCAGCTACCGGCTGACCTACAACCGGCGCAGCGATTCGGGCCTGGTCAATCGCGCCGACTGGCTCGACGGCTATGGTTCGGAAATGCTCACCTGGCGCTCGGATCTTGCGGTCGATACCTACACCAGCCTGCAGATCGACGCCGGCTGGATGCGCTCGGAACTGCGCCAGGGACGGCTGGCAAGCGCAGACAACCCGCCGCACGACCTGCGCTCGACCACCAGCTACCTGCAAGCCCAGTGGCGCCACCTGGTCGGCAGCGATGCCGAATTCCAAGTGCGTTACTCCCTGATCGAAGACCGGCTCGATCAGCGCTACGATGGCCGTTTCGGCAACTACACCTTCACCTACGACCCACAGGGCAGCCGGGCACTGCGGCACGAAATCGAAGCGCTCTATCACCGCAGCTTCGCCGGCAACCTGCGCAGCGTCTGGGGCGCCAGCCATCGCCAGGAGAACATTGACAGCGCCTTCAATTTTGCTGGCCAGGGCACGGTCAGCCGCGACACCAGCCGCCTTTTCACCAACCTCGAATGGAAGCCGCTACCGGTGTTGACCGGCAACCTCGGGCTCGCCACCGAGCATGACAGCTACGGCGGCTGGATGCCTTCCGCACGCTTCGGCCTCAACTACCACCTCAGCCCGCAGCACACCCTGCGTATCGGCTTCTCGCGCAGCCAGCGGGCTGGCAGCCCGGGCGACTACCGAGGACGCCAGAACGTTGCCCTGAACGGCCTCGGCACGATGTTCCTGACACAGGGCAATGCGGCACTGAGTAACGAACGGTTTGCCAGCAGCGAACTCGGCTATCTCGGCAACTGGCCGAGCCTGGGGCTGCAGCTCGACGTTCGCGCCTTTTCCGAGCGCATTCCCAACCGCTGGTTCACCATCGAGCGGCGTTACCCAGAATGCCTCGGCAACGGCGGCTCGGCGCTCTGCTACTACCAGAGCTTCCGTGCCTTGCGCACCCCGCAGGAATTGCAGGAAATCGACATCCGCGGCGGTGAATACCAGGCCGTCTGGACGCTCGGTCCGCAAACCCGGCTGGCCTTCGGCCAGGCCCTGGTGCGGATTGCCGCCAACTACCTGCCGCAGACGCTGAACGATCCGGCCAACCGGGCCTATCTGAGCAGCGAAGCACTGAGTAATACCGATCAGTTGTCGGAACGCTCCGCGCCGCACCTGGCGAGTTCGGCAATGCTGATGCACCGCCTGGGCAATGGCATCGAACTGTCGGCGTTCGCCCAATGGGTTGGCAGCATGAAATGGTCGACCAATACCAGCGTCGCCCCTTACCACCGCCTTGACCTGCGCGTCGGCTATCCCTTCCGGTTTGGCGGCAGCCGGGCCGAAATCGCCTACATCGGCCAGAATCTCAATGGTCGCCACGGCGAATACAGTGCCTACGGCCGCGACAGCGACCGCATCGTGACTCCGACGCACTGGCTCAGCTTCGCGCTCAGCCTTTAA
- a CDS encoding methyl-accepting chemotaxis protein — protein MSIGKRLAILVAVAMLGLAGGGFYGVGKLRGMQGDFDLVTQRALPAMLAMNQISDNFKETRALLLALLMEDDADLAKAFQQNIRDAETRLHSGIAELGRIEGLAGVAQQLQQSAEGYARAVATASGKAGNREAAQLDLYTQVIPAEKKLGQLLQDHQKELLQRQRSIETQVASDSARAITLYIVAMSVGVVVLGLLGFVLYRSVMRPLGSMTEAMTRVANQLDFTEQLEVASGDELGQAVAAFNRLLLSMQDSLREIVGSMDALAGATGRLRQTSHDIQHISTQTSDSSSAVAQTLQAVSDNIREVAQRTEDAERLARESGQQASHGGETIRESIEEIRAISETVHSAAADIEALRSQTSSISSVVGVITEVAEQTNLLALNAAIEAARAGEQGRGFAVVADEVRKLAERTAQSTQQISQLIAQVQRSSSLAVDTMQTVVTRVESGVDKASNAIEALSAIRSGSENVLATVSEIAAAIRNQREATSAITREFESLREISQEASRATGETTRSTGELDSLAARINATVKRYRIRSA, from the coding sequence ATGAGCATAGGAAAACGCCTCGCCATTCTCGTTGCCGTCGCGATGCTCGGTCTGGCCGGCGGCGGCTTCTACGGCGTCGGCAAGCTGCGCGGCATGCAGGGCGACTTCGACCTGGTGACCCAGCGTGCACTGCCGGCAATGCTGGCAATGAACCAGATTTCGGACAATTTCAAGGAAACCCGGGCGCTGCTGCTGGCGCTGCTGATGGAGGACGATGCCGACCTCGCCAAGGCCTTCCAGCAGAACATCCGCGATGCGGAAACCCGGCTGCACAGCGGGATCGCCGAGTTGGGCAGGATCGAAGGCCTGGCCGGGGTAGCGCAGCAACTGCAGCAGAGTGCCGAGGGCTACGCCCGCGCCGTCGCCACCGCCAGCGGCAAGGCCGGCAACCGCGAGGCAGCCCAGCTCGATCTGTACACCCAGGTCATCCCGGCCGAGAAAAAACTGGGCCAACTGCTGCAGGACCACCAGAAGGAACTGCTGCAACGGCAACGCAGCATCGAAACCCAGGTTGCCAGCGATAGCGCCCGCGCGATCACCCTGTACATCGTCGCGATGAGCGTCGGGGTGGTGGTGCTCGGGCTGCTCGGTTTCGTTCTCTACCGCTCGGTGATGCGGCCCCTTGGGTCGATGACCGAGGCAATGACCCGGGTCGCCAACCAGCTTGATTTTACCGAACAGCTCGAAGTCGCTTCCGGCGACGAACTCGGGCAGGCCGTGGCAGCCTTCAACCGTCTGCTGCTATCGATGCAGGACAGCCTGCGTGAAATCGTCGGCTCGATGGATGCGCTGGCCGGCGCCACCGGCCGCCTGCGCCAGACCTCGCACGACATCCAGCACATCTCGACGCAGACCAGCGATTCATCGTCGGCGGTGGCGCAGACCCTGCAGGCGGTCAGCGACAACATCCGCGAAGTGGCGCAGCGGACCGAGGATGCCGAGCGTCTGGCCCGTGAATCCGGGCAACAGGCCAGCCATGGCGGCGAAACCATCCGCGAGAGCATCGAGGAAATCCGCGCCATTTCCGAAACCGTGCATTCGGCAGCCGCCGACATCGAAGCCTTGCGCAGCCAGACCAGCAGCATTTCCTCGGTGGTCGGGGTAATCACCGAAGTCGCCGAGCAGACCAACCTGCTCGCGCTCAACGCGGCGATCGAAGCCGCCCGCGCCGGCGAACAGGGACGCGGCTTCGCGGTGGTCGCCGACGAAGTCAGGAAGCTGGCCGAACGCACCGCGCAATCGACGCAGCAGATCTCGCAACTGATCGCCCAGGTTCAGCGCTCGTCGTCGCTGGCAGTCGACACCATGCAGACGGTGGTGACCCGCGTCGAAAGCGGCGTCGACAAAGCCAGCAACGCGATCGAGGCGCTTTCGGCGATCCGCTCGGGGTCGGAAAACGTGCTCGCGACGGTATCCGAGATTGCTGCCGCCATTCGCAACCAGCGCGAGGCGACCAGCGCGATCACCCGCGAATTCGAGTCACTGCGCGAAATTTCGCAGGAAGCCTCGCGCGCCACCGGCGAAACCACGCGCAGCACTGGCGAGCTCGATAGTCTGGCTGCGCGCATCAACGCCACCGTCAAGCGTTACCGGATCCGCAGTGCCTGA
- the ybaL gene encoding YbaL family putative K(+) efflux transporter: MEHDISLISTIAVGFGVALILGLLAERLRLPALVGYLLAGILIGPATPGFVADLHVASQLSEIGVMLLMFGVGLHFSLNDLLSVRRIALPGAVVQMGLATALGMALAAAWGWHWGSGLIFGLSLSCASTVVLLKALESRKLLDSMNGKIAVGWLVVEDLACVLVLVLMPPLAGVLGGSSAAGGASTVPLWQTIGGTLLQVGGFITLMLLVGRRALPWLLWQVARSGSRELFTLAVIAMAIGIAYGAAQLFHVSFALGAFFAGMVMRESEFSHRAAAESLPLRDAFSVLFFVAVGMLFEPAVLLEKPLQLLGTVAIVVVGKTLAALALVLVYRYPLNTALTVAASLAQIGEFSFILAGLGLTLGLLPKEGMSLVLAAALLSIAVNPFVFAATEPVRRWVLQRSALARRLEQRQDPYAELPTSTAEKYLKGQVVLVGYGRVGRRIAEELERTGIPYVVAEANREIVEALRKRGVAAVSGNAADPAVLIQAHIAHAAMLVVAAPELIEVRQILECARTLNPAIRVVLRTHGEEESELLRGEQAGTVFFGEEELARGMSAHILAQFELNVLCDPARRPAS, encoded by the coding sequence ATGGAACACGACATTTCCCTGATCAGTACGATTGCCGTCGGCTTTGGCGTGGCCCTGATCCTCGGCCTGCTGGCCGAGCGCCTGCGCTTGCCAGCATTGGTCGGCTATTTGCTGGCCGGTATCCTGATCGGACCGGCAACCCCGGGATTTGTCGCCGACCTGCACGTGGCCTCGCAGTTGTCCGAAATCGGCGTGATGCTGCTGATGTTCGGGGTCGGGCTGCATTTTTCGCTCAACGATCTGCTCTCGGTCCGGCGCATCGCGCTGCCCGGCGCAGTCGTCCAGATGGGTCTGGCCACGGCTCTCGGCATGGCCCTGGCGGCAGCCTGGGGCTGGCACTGGGGGAGCGGGCTGATCTTCGGCCTGTCCTTGTCCTGCGCCAGCACCGTGGTTCTGCTCAAGGCGCTGGAGTCGCGCAAACTGCTCGATTCGATGAATGGCAAGATCGCCGTCGGCTGGCTGGTGGTCGAGGACCTTGCCTGTGTGCTGGTGCTGGTATTGATGCCGCCGCTGGCCGGGGTGCTCGGCGGCAGCAGCGCTGCCGGCGGGGCGAGCACGGTACCGCTGTGGCAGACCATTGGTGGCACCCTGCTGCAGGTCGGCGGCTTCATCACGCTGATGCTGCTGGTCGGGCGCCGGGCTTTGCCCTGGCTGCTGTGGCAGGTGGCGCGCAGCGGCTCGCGCGAATTGTTCACGCTGGCGGTGATCGCGATGGCGATCGGCATCGCCTACGGTGCGGCGCAACTGTTCCATGTTTCGTTTGCGCTCGGCGCCTTTTTCGCCGGCATGGTGATGCGCGAATCCGAGTTCAGCCACCGCGCGGCGGCCGAGTCGCTGCCCTTGCGCGACGCCTTCTCGGTGCTCTTCTTCGTCGCCGTCGGGATGCTGTTCGAGCCGGCGGTGCTGCTGGAAAAGCCGCTGCAACTGCTCGGTACCGTGGCTATCGTCGTGGTCGGCAAGACGCTGGCGGCGCTGGCCTTGGTGCTGGTTTATCGTTACCCGCTGAATACCGCGCTGACGGTTGCGGCCAGCCTGGCCCAGATCGGCGAATTTTCCTTCATCCTGGCCGGCCTTGGGCTGACGCTCGGCCTGTTGCCCAAGGAGGGCATGAGCCTGGTGCTGGCGGCGGCGCTGCTGTCGATTGCGGTCAACCCCTTCGTCTTTGCTGCGACCGAGCCGGTGCGGCGCTGGGTGCTGCAGCGCTCGGCCTTGGCCCGCCGGCTGGAGCAGCGGCAGGATCCGTACGCCGAACTGCCGACCAGTACTGCGGAAAAATACCTCAAGGGTCAGGTGGTGCTGGTCGGCTACGGTCGCGTTGGGCGGCGGATTGCCGAGGAACTGGAGCGTACGGGGATTCCTTATGTGGTTGCCGAGGCCAACCGGGAAATCGTCGAAGCCCTGCGCAAGCGCGGAGTCGCTGCGGTGTCGGGCAATGCCGCCGACCCGGCGGTGCTGATTCAGGCCCACATTGCGCATGCCGCGATGCTGGTGGTTGCAGCGCCTGAGTTGATCGAAGTCCGGCAGATTCTCGAATGTGCACGGACGCTCAACCCGGCGATCCGCGTCGTGTTGCGCACGCATGGCGAGGAAGAGTCGGAACTGCTGCGCGGCGAGCAGGCCGGCACGGTGTTCTTCGGCGAGGAGGAGCTGGCGCGCGGGATGAGCGCGCACATCCTGGCCCAGTTCGAGTTGAACGTGCTCTGCGATCCGGCGCGGCGGCCAGCGAGTTGA